From Pseudomonas sp. FP2335, the proteins below share one genomic window:
- a CDS encoding glycosyltransferase family 4 protein, whose amino-acid sequence MKILVIASYADSLINFRGPLLDALLARGLSVSVAAPGLPAGSAVRADLESKGITVYEIPLQRVGTNPFADLMAFISLCKLMVRVNPEAVLAYTVKPVIYGLLAARLMRVRRRFALITGLGYAFQHATNPGSGGRGLLQSLVQHLYALALRPATRVFFQNPDDEALFKEMRLIASETPSTVVNGSGVDLSNFGVVPLPGSVSFLLIARLLGDKGVREFVAAARAVKAKHEGVVFKIVGWIDENPDKISPDELDAWIADGTVQFLGRLKDVRPAISDSSVYVLPSYREGTPRTVLEAMAMGRPIITTDAPGCRETVIDGENGFLIPVKDVSELTAAMLRFVECPELIQTMGKQSRHLCEIKYDVKKVNEVMLDGMGI is encoded by the coding sequence ATGAAAATTCTTGTGATTGCTAGCTACGCGGACTCATTGATTAATTTTCGGGGACCTTTGTTGGACGCTTTGCTTGCGAGAGGTCTCTCGGTGAGTGTTGCTGCTCCAGGGTTACCCGCTGGAAGTGCCGTTAGAGCAGATCTGGAAAGTAAAGGTATAACAGTATACGAAATACCTTTGCAGCGTGTGGGAACGAACCCGTTCGCAGATCTCATGGCGTTTATCTCGCTTTGTAAGCTAATGGTGCGCGTCAATCCAGAAGCCGTCCTGGCTTACACAGTGAAACCAGTAATCTATGGCTTGCTGGCCGCGCGCCTGATGAGAGTTCGCCGTCGTTTTGCGCTTATTACCGGCTTAGGTTACGCGTTTCAACACGCGACTAATCCGGGGAGTGGTGGACGCGGATTGCTCCAGTCGCTGGTGCAGCATTTGTATGCATTGGCGCTGCGACCTGCTACGAGGGTTTTCTTTCAGAACCCTGATGATGAGGCGCTTTTCAAGGAGATGCGATTAATCGCTTCCGAGACACCGTCTACGGTGGTAAACGGCTCAGGTGTCGATCTTAGCAATTTTGGTGTCGTACCACTCCCCGGATCGGTCAGTTTTCTTTTAATCGCCCGACTTCTTGGCGATAAAGGGGTACGCGAGTTCGTTGCGGCCGCCCGGGCCGTTAAGGCCAAGCATGAGGGCGTTGTATTCAAGATTGTAGGATGGATCGACGAAAATCCCGACAAGATTTCACCTGACGAATTAGACGCCTGGATTGCTGACGGTACAGTTCAGTTTCTTGGGCGTCTGAAAGATGTCCGCCCCGCAATTTCTGATTCAAGCGTGTATGTTCTACCCTCTTATCGTGAGGGAACTCCTCGTACAGTACTTGAAGCGATGGCCATGGGCAGGCCTATTATTACCACCGATGCACCAGGCTGCAGAGAGACTGTTATTGACGGCGAAAATGGGTTCTTGATACCAGTAAAGGACGTCAGTGAACTCACTGCGGCGATGTTGCGTTTCGTCGAGTGCCCCGAGCTCATCCAGACGATGGGCAAGCAGTCCCGGCATTTGTGCGAGATTAAGTATGACGTGAAAAAGGTCAACGAAGTTATGTTGGATGGAATGGGTATTTAG
- a CDS encoding sugar transferase: MLKRSFDIFASVCGLFLFAPVMIVVAWFVRKKLGSPVLFKQVRPGLNGKPFTLVKFRTMRDDCDQDGVPLADSDRLTRFGRFLRSTSLDELPSLLNVLKGDMSIVGPRPLLMEYLPLYSAEQYRRHDVRPGITGWAQVNGRNSLSWEEKFKLDIWYVERRSLWMDLKIIMMTVKKVFVREGISADGVATMNKFTGTK, encoded by the coding sequence ATGCTTAAGCGTTCATTTGATATTTTTGCATCTGTATGCGGTCTTTTTTTATTTGCTCCAGTCATGATTGTCGTGGCTTGGTTCGTCAGGAAGAAGCTTGGGTCGCCGGTGCTGTTTAAGCAGGTCAGACCGGGGCTGAATGGCAAACCCTTTACGTTGGTCAAATTTCGTACTATGCGTGATGATTGCGATCAAGATGGAGTTCCGCTGGCCGATTCTGATCGCCTGACTAGGTTCGGTCGCTTCTTGCGCTCCACCAGCCTTGATGAATTGCCTAGCCTTCTGAACGTACTCAAGGGGGACATGAGTATCGTCGGCCCTAGGCCGTTATTGATGGAATATTTGCCTTTGTATAGTGCTGAGCAGTATCGGCGCCACGATGTAAGACCTGGCATCACTGGCTGGGCTCAGGTAAATGGACGTAACTCCCTTAGCTGGGAAGAAAAATTTAAACTCGATATTTGGTATGTTGAAAGAAGATCGCTCTGGATGGATCTTAAGATAATTATGATGACTGTTAAGAAGGTTTTCGTCAGAGAGGGTATTAGTGCTGACGGCGTAGCAACAATGAATAAGTTTACAGGCACTAAGTGA
- a CDS encoding DegT/DnrJ/EryC1/StrS aminotransferase family protein has translation MLGTTFSPWPSFTVEEADAVRDVVLSNKVNYWTGQETRQFEAEFATWSGVNHAVALANGTVALDVALVALGIGSGDEVIVTSRTFLASVSSIVNAGAIPVFADVDLDSQNITAKSVEAVITPRTRAVICVHLAGWPCDMDPIMSLAAEHDLKVIEDCAQAHGAYYKGRPVGSIGHIGAWSFCQDKIMSTGGEGGMVTTNDRDLWAKMWSYKDHGKSWEAVYERSHAPGFRWVHESFGTNWRMLEVQAVIGRIQLRRMEAWHAQRAQNAQSIWAAARRLPALRVPDFPEGDVHAAYKCYFFVRPERLRDGWSRDRILSEFAARGVPAFSGSCSEVYLEKAFDNTGWRPAKRLPNAKELGETSLMLLVHPTLTASEIQMTCRVLTDIVGEASIQ, from the coding sequence ATGTTAGGAACAACATTTTCTCCCTGGCCTTCTTTCACGGTAGAGGAAGCAGACGCTGTCCGCGATGTGGTTCTATCAAATAAGGTCAACTATTGGACGGGGCAGGAAACGCGTCAGTTCGAGGCGGAATTCGCTACCTGGTCGGGCGTCAATCATGCTGTTGCGCTCGCAAACGGGACTGTTGCGTTGGACGTAGCGCTGGTAGCTCTAGGCATTGGTTCCGGTGATGAGGTCATCGTAACCTCCAGAACATTCCTTGCGTCTGTTTCTTCCATTGTGAATGCAGGTGCCATCCCTGTGTTCGCTGATGTGGATCTTGACTCGCAAAACATCACAGCGAAGTCTGTTGAAGCAGTGATTACTCCACGTACACGAGCAGTGATCTGTGTACACCTTGCAGGCTGGCCATGTGATATGGATCCAATCATGAGCCTTGCTGCCGAACATGACTTGAAAGTCATTGAGGACTGTGCGCAGGCGCACGGGGCTTATTATAAGGGCCGGCCAGTTGGCTCCATAGGCCATATCGGAGCCTGGTCCTTCTGTCAGGATAAAATCATGAGCACCGGCGGCGAAGGTGGCATGGTCACGACTAACGACCGCGATCTTTGGGCGAAGATGTGGTCGTACAAGGATCATGGCAAGAGTTGGGAGGCTGTGTACGAGCGCTCCCATGCCCCTGGTTTTCGCTGGGTACACGAAAGTTTTGGTACCAATTGGCGTATGCTTGAGGTGCAGGCTGTAATTGGTCGTATTCAGTTGCGCCGGATGGAGGCATGGCACGCTCAGCGTGCACAGAATGCGCAGAGCATTTGGGCGGCTGCACGTCGGTTGCCTGCGTTGAGAGTCCCGGACTTTCCTGAAGGTGATGTGCACGCTGCCTATAAGTGTTATTTCTTTGTACGCCCAGAACGTTTAAGAGACGGCTGGTCCCGTGATCGTATCTTGAGCGAATTCGCGGCACGCGGCGTTCCTGCCTTTTCAGGATCGTGCTCTGAGGTCTATCTCGAAAAAGCATTCGACAACACCGGCTGGCGACCGGCAAAAAGGCTCCCCAACGCCAAAGAGCTAGGTGAGACGAGTTTGATGCTTCTCGTCCATCCAACGTTGACGGCAAGTGAAATTCAGATGACTTGCAGAGTATTGACAGACATAGTGGGTGAGGCATCAATCCAATAA
- a CDS encoding nucleoside-diphosphate sugar epimerase/dehydratase, protein MDRIRAYLLSLPRRQKRVLQVITDVILVWSALWLAFVVRLGIDEMTNPVRLHLWLFVCAPVVAIPLFIRFGMYRAVMRYFGNDALIAIIKAVCLSSLILGVIVYWFSNHQSVIPRSIIFNYWWLSLIMVGGLRLAMRQYFLGDWFAAAQHVPFTSRENGLPRVAIYGAGAAGNQLVAALRMGRVMRPVAFIDDDDSISDRVISGLQVYKPRHIQRMIDATGAQEILLAIPSSNRGRRREILGLLEKYPLHVRSVPGFMDLASGRVKVDDIQEVDIADLLGRDAVPAQAELLEHCIKGQTVLVTGAGGSIGSELCRQILELRPTTLLMFEHSEFNLYCILSELEQRIARESLIVRVLPILGSVRDPAKLLDVMKTWHVDTVYHAAAYKHVPMVEHNIAEGVLNNVIGTLNTAQAALQAGVANFVLISTDKAVRPTNVMGSTKRLAEMTLQALSQEVAPVMFGEKANVSRVNKTRFTMVRFGNVLGSSGSVIPLFHKQIKSGGPLTVTHPKITRYFMTIPEAAQLVIQAGSMGQGGDVFVLDMGEPVRIVELAEKMIHLSGLSLRSEKNPHGDIAIEFSGLRPGEKLYEELLIGDNVVGTQHPMIMSASEDHIAWDVLKTKLSELLDAIHHDDYGRVRQLLRDTVSGYSPDGEIVDWVYQQRRQEP, encoded by the coding sequence ATGGATCGCATACGGGCGTACTTGCTGAGTCTTCCTCGAAGACAAAAGCGGGTCTTGCAGGTGATCACGGATGTGATTTTGGTCTGGAGTGCGCTTTGGCTTGCGTTCGTAGTGCGCCTGGGAATAGACGAAATGACCAATCCGGTCAGGCTGCATCTGTGGTTGTTCGTCTGTGCGCCGGTCGTCGCCATCCCCTTGTTCATTCGGTTTGGAATGTACCGCGCTGTGATGCGGTACTTCGGTAATGATGCGCTCATCGCTATCATCAAAGCTGTTTGTCTCTCATCTCTTATTCTGGGTGTGATTGTTTATTGGTTCAGTAATCATCAGAGTGTTATTCCAAGGTCCATTATTTTTAATTACTGGTGGTTAAGTCTAATAATGGTGGGCGGTTTGCGCTTGGCGATGCGACAGTATTTCTTGGGTGATTGGTTCGCGGCTGCTCAGCATGTTCCATTTACCAGTCGAGAAAACGGTCTTCCGCGAGTTGCGATTTATGGTGCCGGTGCCGCGGGTAACCAACTAGTTGCTGCTTTACGAATGGGTCGTGTAATGCGGCCTGTAGCGTTCATTGACGATGACGACAGTATTTCCGATCGTGTCATTTCGGGCTTGCAGGTATACAAACCGCGTCATATTCAGCGAATGATCGATGCTACAGGTGCTCAAGAGATTCTATTGGCGATCCCTTCTTCCAATCGTGGTCGCCGTCGTGAGATCTTGGGGCTTCTTGAGAAGTATCCTCTGCATGTGCGTAGCGTTCCCGGATTCATGGACCTTGCGAGCGGTCGTGTAAAGGTTGACGACATTCAGGAAGTCGATATTGCCGATCTTTTAGGACGTGATGCGGTCCCGGCCCAAGCGGAACTACTGGAGCATTGCATTAAAGGGCAAACGGTTTTGGTTACCGGTGCTGGTGGTTCGATTGGTTCTGAGCTATGTAGGCAGATTCTGGAGCTTCGTCCGACTACTCTGTTGATGTTTGAACACAGTGAATTCAATCTTTATTGCATTTTATCTGAGTTGGAGCAACGCATTGCGCGCGAGTCGCTGATTGTTAGAGTCCTACCGATCCTAGGATCTGTTCGTGATCCAGCGAAACTGCTGGACGTGATGAAAACCTGGCATGTAGATACTGTTTATCATGCTGCGGCTTACAAGCACGTGCCGATGGTTGAGCATAATATTGCTGAAGGGGTACTGAATAATGTAATCGGTACCTTGAATACTGCACAGGCAGCTCTGCAGGCCGGAGTTGCCAATTTCGTATTGATTTCTACTGATAAAGCGGTGCGGCCAACTAACGTTATGGGCAGTACCAAGCGGTTGGCCGAAATGACGCTGCAGGCCCTCAGTCAGGAAGTGGCGCCTGTGATGTTTGGTGAAAAGGCAAACGTCTCTCGTGTCAATAAAACACGCTTCACCATGGTTCGTTTTGGCAATGTGCTAGGGTCATCCGGATCAGTCATTCCCTTATTCCATAAACAGATCAAGTCTGGGGGGCCGCTAACGGTTACCCATCCTAAAATTACCCGGTATTTCATGACCATTCCTGAGGCTGCCCAGTTGGTTATTCAAGCTGGTTCGATGGGGCAGGGCGGCGATGTGTTTGTACTCGACATGGGGGAGCCGGTTAGGATCGTTGAATTGGCGGAAAAAATGATTCACCTCTCAGGCTTGAGTCTGCGGTCTGAGAAAAATCCTCATGGAGACATTGCAATAGAGTTCAGCGGTCTGCGGCCCGGAGAGAAACTTTATGAGGAATTGCTGATCGGCGATAACGTAGTCGGTACTCAGCATCCAATGATTATGAGTGCCAGTGAGGATCACATCGCCTGGGATGTCCTGAAGACAAAGTTGAGTGAACTACTCGACGCGATTCATCACGATGACTATGGTCGGGTACGACAACTACTTCGTGATACGGTGAGCGGATATTCACCAGACGGCGAGATAGTCGATTGGGTTTATCAACAACGTCGACAGGAACCATAA
- a CDS encoding NAD(P)-dependent oxidoreductase, which yields MNILITGASGFIGERLLDAAITLWGKDSVTAFSSRKIEGCYSIVYNKSLPGFGLQAADLARIENVDVLIHAGAYTPKSGGEANIFSACNGNVYFTEELLKLPFSKLSRILFVSTLDVYASATPISELTPTVPATLYGWSKLYCEQMVSLFAREKKINHTILRVGHVYGPGEEKYAKFLPKTITSILAGGPVELYGDGAELRSFIYIDDVVTALLAAVDLAEQVSVINIVGGTAVSIKTVLDELVAISGRPVEIVRREFSGVKRDFVFDTTLLKKYLLPQETPFLLGLNAEFAYFESLK from the coding sequence ATGAATATTTTAATTACCGGCGCGTCTGGTTTTATTGGCGAGCGGCTATTAGATGCGGCAATCACGCTGTGGGGGAAGGATAGTGTCACTGCGTTCAGTTCTCGGAAAATCGAGGGCTGTTATAGCATTGTTTATAATAAATCATTGCCCGGTTTCGGTTTGCAGGCCGCGGACCTTGCCAGGATCGAAAATGTCGATGTTTTGATCCATGCGGGAGCCTATACTCCGAAAAGTGGCGGCGAAGCCAATATTTTTAGTGCGTGTAACGGTAATGTTTATTTCACTGAAGAGTTGCTGAAATTACCCTTTAGTAAACTGAGCAGGATATTGTTTGTCAGCACGCTCGATGTGTATGCATCCGCCACTCCGATATCGGAGCTTACACCCACTGTGCCTGCGACCTTGTATGGGTGGTCTAAGCTTTACTGCGAACAAATGGTTTCACTGTTTGCCCGTGAGAAAAAAATTAATCATACAATTCTGCGTGTCGGCCACGTCTACGGACCAGGTGAGGAGAAATACGCGAAATTCCTACCCAAAACTATCACAAGTATCCTGGCAGGCGGACCTGTTGAGTTGTACGGGGATGGGGCTGAGTTAAGAAGTTTCATTTATATTGATGATGTCGTTACGGCGCTGCTCGCTGCGGTTGACTTGGCGGAACAGGTTTCTGTCATTAACATCGTCGGTGGTACCGCCGTATCAATCAAAACAGTATTGGATGAGTTGGTTGCAATCAGTGGTCGGCCCGTTGAAATAGTTCGGCGCGAATTTTCGGGTGTTAAGCGCGACTTTGTTTTTGATACAACGTTGTTAAAGAAATATTTGCTACCTCAAGAGACACCTTTCTTGTTGGGGCTGAACGCCGAGTTTGCTTACTTCGAGAGCCTCAAGTGA
- a CDS encoding HAD family hydrolase, translating to MNIIFDLDGTLIDSRLRLYQLFQKLVPKSRLDYIQYWDFKFAGLSNEAILSRQFGLGETQVIEFRERWMDLIESPEFLSIDTNFPGVHAALSRLKSEAKLYVCTARQLVDPVYVQLESLKLLEYFESVMVTEQRNTKDFLISQNVKDLSSADWVIGDTGKDIQVGAALGMSTCAVLTGFMKREALLKYCPSRVVESVIDFAL from the coding sequence GTGAATATTATATTTGATCTCGATGGCACGCTGATCGACTCGCGTCTTCGCCTATATCAGCTTTTCCAAAAGTTGGTTCCGAAGTCACGGCTTGATTATATTCAGTACTGGGATTTTAAATTTGCGGGGCTTTCAAATGAGGCGATTTTGTCGCGTCAATTCGGCCTTGGAGAAACGCAGGTTATAGAGTTTCGTGAGCGATGGATGGATTTAATTGAAAGTCCGGAATTTCTTTCGATAGATACGAATTTTCCCGGTGTGCATGCTGCGTTATCGCGGTTGAAAAGTGAGGCGAAATTGTATGTTTGCACGGCGCGTCAGTTGGTTGACCCTGTCTATGTGCAACTGGAAAGTCTGAAGTTGCTCGAGTATTTTGAAAGTGTGATGGTTACCGAACAGCGCAATACAAAAGATTTTTTGATTTCGCAAAACGTCAAGGATTTGAGTTCGGCTGATTGGGTGATTGGCGATACAGGGAAAGATATACAGGTGGGTGCTGCGCTCGGTATGAGTACCTGTGCTGTATTGACCGGTTTTATGAAGCGTGAGGCTTTACTTAAATACTGTCCGAGTCGAGTTGTCGAGTCGGTCATCGACTTTGCGCTTTAG
- a CDS encoding helix-hairpin-helix domain-containing protein gives MQNTYISSLIFAVLTTLSVTTTAAPSIKPEAPAPISAQINKAEQSAKVNLNAADAETLRRDLFGIGAAKAKAIIAYRDSNGPFTAVDELLEVKGIGKALLGKNRERLSIN, from the coding sequence ATGCAAAACACCTACATCTCTTCCCTGATCTTCGCTGTCCTCACCACACTTTCCGTCACCACCACCGCCGCCCCTTCGATCAAACCCGAAGCCCCAGCGCCCATTTCCGCGCAGATCAACAAGGCCGAGCAATCCGCCAAGGTGAACCTGAACGCCGCCGACGCGGAGACCCTGCGTCGGGATCTGTTTGGCATCGGTGCCGCCAAAGCCAAGGCGATCATCGCCTACCGCGATAGCAATGGGCCGTTCACGGCGGTAGATGAGTTGCTGGAAGTGAAGGGGATCGGCAAGGCGCTGCTGGGGAAGAATCGCGAAAGGCTGTCGATCAACTGA
- a CDS encoding TetR/AcrR family transcriptional regulator yields MRYSRDHKAKTHQRIIKEASVRFRRDGIGATGLQPLMKALNLTHGGFYAHFKSKDELVEKALLASAAELDAHCETLFSQERPLDAFIDSYLSDWHQVSPDQGCPLPTMCSELGMRGQPSPTTDAVLDARLKQIETALGEGRGDAQSLVVMSTLVGALVLARSVENPQLAARIMAVVRDTLKAQIQDDEKAGQ; encoded by the coding sequence ATGCGTTATTCCCGAGACCACAAAGCCAAGACTCACCAACGCATCATCAAGGAAGCGTCCGTGCGCTTTCGCCGCGATGGCATTGGCGCCACCGGCTTGCAACCCTTGATGAAGGCGCTGAACCTGACCCATGGCGGGTTCTACGCACACTTCAAGTCCAAGGACGAACTGGTGGAAAAGGCCCTCCTCGCCTCGGCGGCAGAACTCGATGCGCATTGCGAGACACTCTTCAGCCAGGAGCGGCCGCTGGACGCGTTCATCGACAGCTACTTGTCGGACTGGCACCAGGTCTCCCCGGACCAGGGTTGCCCGCTGCCAACCATGTGCTCCGAGTTGGGGATGAGAGGCCAGCCTAGTCCAACAACGGACGCTGTACTCGACGCACGGCTCAAGCAGATTGAAACAGCGCTGGGTGAAGGCCGCGGTGATGCGCAGAGCCTGGTGGTGATGTCGACACTGGTGGGCGCATTGGTGCTGGCCAGGAGTGTCGAGAATCCGCAGTTGGCGGCGCGGATCATGGCGGTGGTGCGCGATACCTTGAAGGCGCAGATACAGGATGACGAAAAGGCCGGTCAATGA
- a CDS encoding GntR family transcriptional regulator, which translates to MTLSLSLANQIALELRADIIGGRLLPGMALVEVELVKRYNASRNTIREALHRLGQEGLTRYVRNKGVMVRRLERDEVRDLFVVRRTLELQAIAQSRALTSDQSERMQNAIDATSLAREREDWRAVATHSLVFHQQIVGLMRSPLLDEFFAQVIAQLRLVFCAAPDEQRFQSPWLERDREIYTLLVQEHKPAAGEAMSVYLDDSERLSLALFTQP; encoded by the coding sequence ATGACGCTCAGTTTGTCGCTGGCCAACCAGATCGCTCTGGAGCTGCGCGCCGATATCATCGGCGGGCGGTTGTTACCTGGAATGGCGTTGGTCGAGGTGGAATTGGTCAAGAGGTACAACGCGTCGCGCAATACGATCCGCGAAGCGTTGCACCGTTTGGGGCAGGAGGGCCTGACCCGTTATGTGCGCAACAAGGGGGTCATGGTCCGGCGCCTGGAGCGCGACGAGGTGCGCGATTTGTTTGTCGTCCGACGTACCCTGGAGCTGCAGGCCATCGCCCAAAGCCGCGCGCTGACATCCGATCAGTCTGAGCGCATGCAGAACGCCATCGATGCCACCAGCCTGGCGCGGGAGCGTGAGGATTGGCGAGCCGTGGCCACCCACAGCCTGGTGTTCCACCAGCAGATTGTCGGCTTGATGCGCAGCCCCTTGCTTGATGAATTTTTCGCCCAGGTGATCGCGCAGCTTCGCCTGGTGTTTTGTGCGGCGCCCGACGAGCAGCGCTTCCAGTCGCCTTGGCTGGAGCGTGATCGTGAGATTTACACGTTACTGGTCCAGGAGCACAAACCGGCGGCAGGCGAAGCGATGAGCGTGTACCTGGATGATTCGGAACGTCTGTCACTGGCCCTGTTCACCCAACCCTGA
- a CDS encoding DUF1989 domain-containing protein, giving the protein MYKDYPAAYQVSKGSALQVDTAFYERIRERADQRTLIEQFEVPIRTGRAWKVPAGHVFRVTTPVGPQVGDFNVWNANDPRERLWAARTRQLQGAHVSTHDRLWSNLPFLRPLVTITDDSLAGYGIDEHGGRLHDLLGTRCDPYVNRMLTGEDFHHHCHSNLTRAVLPHGLTEFDVHDVLNIFQCTGLNHDDMYFMKACPARKGDYLEFFAEIDLLCALSTCPGGDLSLPMWGPNAQDPLTVCRPLGVEIYRLDEALLDGWSQPERAAYKGQHGLQIAKAAWE; this is encoded by the coding sequence ATGTACAAAGACTATCCGGCCGCCTATCAGGTCAGCAAAGGTTCGGCGTTGCAGGTCGACACCGCGTTTTATGAGCGGATTCGTGAGCGTGCCGACCAGCGCACGTTGATCGAACAATTCGAGGTGCCGATTCGCACGGGGAGGGCGTGGAAGGTGCCGGCAGGGCATGTGTTCCGGGTGACTACGCCGGTCGGTCCGCAGGTGGGGGATTTCAATGTATGGAACGCCAACGATCCGCGCGAGCGCCTCTGGGCGGCACGCACGCGGCAGTTGCAGGGTGCGCATGTCAGTACCCATGACCGGTTGTGGTCGAACCTGCCGTTCCTACGGCCGCTGGTTACGATCACCGATGACAGCCTGGCGGGCTATGGCATCGATGAACACGGCGGGCGCCTGCACGATTTGCTTGGCACGCGCTGCGATCCCTATGTGAACCGCATGCTCACCGGCGAGGATTTCCACCACCACTGCCATTCGAACCTGACGCGTGCGGTATTGCCCCACGGCCTGACGGAATTCGACGTGCATGACGTGCTGAATATTTTCCAGTGCACCGGCCTCAATCATGACGACATGTATTTCATGAAGGCATGCCCGGCGCGCAAGGGCGATTACCTGGAGTTCTTTGCCGAGATTGATCTGCTGTGCGCGCTTTCGACATGCCCGGGCGGGGACTTGTCACTGCCGATGTGGGGGCCCAACGCCCAAGACCCCCTGACGGTGTGCCGTCCGCTGGGTGTCGAGATCTATCGGTTGGACGAGGCGCTGCTGGATGGCTGGAGCCAGCCGGAACGTGCTGCCTATAAGGGGCAGCACGGTTTGCAGATTGCCAAGGCTGCCTGGGAGTAA
- a CDS encoding DUF2897 family protein: MPWYAWLILVVAIGSIVGGLLMLRDSANKVELTDEQRKRVAERNAQADAKDAQDR; this comes from the coding sequence ATGCCGTGGTATGCGTGGTTGATTTTAGTGGTAGCGATCGGATCGATCGTCGGTGGCTTGCTGATGCTGCGGGACAGCGCCAACAAAGTGGAACTCACCGACGAACAACGCAAGCGCGTGGCCGAACGCAACGCCCAGGCGGATGCCAAGGACGCGCAGGATCGCTGA
- the eat gene encoding ethanolamine permease has protein sequence MNTQLKPTLGTLHLWGIAVGLVISGEYFGWSYGWGVAGTLGFLVTSLMVAAMYTCFIFSFTELTTAIPHAGGPFAYSRRAFGEKGGLIAGLATLIEFVFAPPAIALAIGAYLNVQFPALDPKHAAVGAYIVFMGLNILGVKLAATFELVVCVLAVAELLVFMGVVAPAFSFSNFALNGWAGSDTFGAPAIAGMFAAIPFAIWFFLAIEGAAMAAEEAKDPKRTIPKAYISGILTLVILAMGVMFFAGGVGDWRTLSNINDPLPQAMKTVVGDSSGWLHMLVWIGLFGLVASFHGIILGYSRQFFALARAGYLPSFLAKLSRFQTPHRAIIAGGVVGIAAIYSDGLINLGGMTLTAAMITMAVFGAIVMYIMSMLSLFKLRKTEPLLERTFRAPGYPIVPGIALVLAVVCLVAMAWFNALIGLIFLAFMAVGFAYFQLTAQNRADAPADAMLTGL, from the coding sequence ATGAACACACAACTCAAACCCACCTTGGGCACCCTGCATTTGTGGGGCATTGCCGTCGGGCTGGTGATTTCCGGGGAATACTTCGGCTGGAGCTATGGCTGGGGCGTGGCCGGGACCTTGGGCTTCTTGGTGACGTCGTTGATGGTCGCCGCGATGTACACCTGCTTTATCTTCAGTTTCACCGAGCTGACCACCGCAATTCCCCACGCTGGCGGGCCGTTTGCCTACAGCCGCCGGGCGTTCGGAGAGAAAGGCGGCTTGATTGCCGGGCTGGCGACTTTGATCGAATTTGTCTTCGCCCCGCCCGCCATCGCCTTGGCCATCGGCGCCTATCTCAACGTGCAGTTCCCGGCTCTCGACCCAAAACACGCGGCCGTCGGCGCTTACATCGTATTCATGGGCCTGAACATCCTCGGGGTGAAACTCGCCGCCACCTTTGAGCTGGTGGTGTGCGTGCTCGCCGTGGCCGAGTTGCTGGTGTTCATGGGCGTAGTCGCCCCGGCGTTCAGCTTCAGCAACTTCGCCCTGAATGGCTGGGCCGGTTCCGACACCTTCGGCGCACCGGCCATTGCCGGGATGTTTGCGGCGATTCCGTTTGCGATCTGGTTCTTTCTCGCCATCGAAGGCGCGGCCATGGCCGCTGAAGAAGCAAAAGATCCGAAGCGCACTATTCCAAAAGCCTACATCAGCGGCATCCTGACCTTGGTGATCCTGGCCATGGGCGTGATGTTCTTCGCCGGTGGCGTGGGCGACTGGCGCACCCTGTCGAACATCAACGACCCGCTGCCCCAAGCGATGAAAACCGTGGTGGGCGACAGCTCCGGCTGGCTGCACATGCTGGTATGGATCGGTTTGTTCGGCCTGGTGGCCAGCTTCCACGGCATTATCCTCGGCTACTCGCGTCAGTTCTTCGCCTTGGCTCGCGCCGGTTACCTGCCATCTTTCCTGGCCAAGCTGTCGCGTTTTCAGACGCCGCACCGCGCCATCATCGCCGGTGGCGTGGTCGGTATCGCCGCGATCTACAGCGACGGCCTCATCAACCTGGGCGGCATGACACTGACCGCCGCGATGATCACCATGGCAGTGTTCGGCGCCATCGTGATGTACATCATGAGCATGCTCAGCCTGTTCAAGTTGCGTAAGACCGAGCCGCTGCTGGAACGCACCTTCCGCGCGCCGGGTTATCCGATTGTGCCGGGCATCGCGCTGGTACTGGCGGTGGTGTGCCTGGTCGCGATGGCCTGGTTCAACGCACTGATCGGGCTGATCTTTCTGGCCTTCATGGCAGTCGGGTTTGCCTACTTCCAGTTGACTGCACAAAACCGCGCCGATGCCCCGGCGGATGCGATGTTGACCGGGCTCTGA
- the kdpF gene encoding K(+)-transporting ATPase subunit F yields MSVLDGVSLLLAVALFIYLLVALLRADRN; encoded by the coding sequence ATGAGCGTTCTGGACGGGGTGTCACTGCTATTGGCCGTGGCGCTGTTCATTTATCTGCTGGTTGCGCTGTTACGCGCGGATCGGAACTAG